The genomic DNA CGGCCGATCCCAATTTCCAGGGCTGGGGCCGGCAGCCAACCGACATGGAAACCGGCGTCTGCCTGTTCCAGACGATCAAGCCGGGCCGCGTGCCGTTCCGCGACGGCCGGCTGATGGCGCCGCACATCACACTGTGGATCGTGGCGCGCGGCATCAATATCGGCCTGCACACAAGGCTCTATTTCTCCGACGAGGAAAAGGCCAATGCCGAGGATCCGATCCTTGCCCGCATCGAGCATCGGGTTCGCGCGCCGACGCTGATCGCCGAGCGCCAGGGCGACACCTACGTCTTCGACATCCACCTGCAAGGCGAGAAGGAGACGGTCTTCTTCGACAGCTGACCGTGACCGACATGACCGTTTCGCCTTTCGATCATCCGCTGCTTTCCGGCCTGCTCGGCGACGAAGAGGCGGCGAGGCATTTCTCCGTGGAAGCGGACATCGCCGCGATGCTTGGTTTCGAGCGCGCGCTGGCCGAGGCGGAAGCCGAATGCGGTGTGATCCCGCACGAGGCCGAGGCTGCGATCGTCAAAGCATTGGCTTCGTTCCGGCCGGACACTGCGAAGCTGCGCGCCGGCGTCACGAACGATGGCGTCGTGGTGCCGGAACTGGTGCGCCAGCTCCGGGCGGCGGTTGGCGAGCCGCATGGCGAATTCGTTCATCTCGGCGCGACCAGCCAGGACGTTATCGACACCTCGCTGATGCTGCGCCTGCGCCAGGCGGTCGAGCATATCGGCCTGCTGCTCAGCGAGAACATCGTGAGGCTCGCCGGACTCGAAGAGGAATTCGGAGGCAGGGCGCTGATGGCGGTGACGCGCATGCAGCCGGCAATCCCGATCACGGCGGCGGACCGGATCGTTTCGTGGCGGGCGCCGCTCGAGCGTCACCAGCATCGTCTCAAGGAACAGTCCGACCGGCTGCTTGTTGTGCAATTCGGTGGTGCGGCCGGGATACTCGATAAGCTCGGCGGCAAGGCGCCGGCCGTGCGCGCGGCGCTTGCCGCCAAACTCGGTCTTGCCGACGCGCCGCAATGGCATAGCCAGCGCGATGCGCTCGCCGAATTCGCCGGCTGGCTGTCGCTGGTCGCCGGCAGCCTCGGCAAGTTCGGCCAGGACATCGCGCTGATGGCGCAGGGCGAATCCGACATCAAGCTCGCCGGTGCTGGCGGCTCG from Mesorhizobium sp. M1E.F.Ca.ET.045.02.1.1 includes the following:
- a CDS encoding 3-carboxy-cis,cis-muconate cycloisomerase, with protein sequence MTVSPFDHPLLSGLLGDEEAARHFSVEADIAAMLGFERALAEAEAECGVIPHEAEAAIVKALASFRPDTAKLRAGVTNDGVVVPELVRQLRAAVGEPHGEFVHLGATSQDVIDTSLMLRLRQAVEHIGLLLSENIVRLAGLEEEFGGRALMAVTRMQPAIPITAADRIVSWRAPLERHQHRLKEQSDRLLVVQFGGAAGILDKLGGKAPAVRAALAAKLGLADAPQWHSQRDALAEFAGWLSLVAGSLGKFGQDIALMAQGESDIKLAGAGGSSAMPHKQNPVKAEALVALARFSATQLSGVHQALVHEQERSGAAWTLEWLILPQMVVATAAALRLAAELAGRIESIGH
- the pcaG gene encoding protocatechuate 3,4-dioxygenase subunit alpha; amino-acid sequence: MAQSLDRLKESPSQTAGPYVHIGLTPNFCGIGGVYENDLGSTMVNDQTKGERIELRIRVLDGTGTPLKDALIEIWQADAKGLYNSPTELRGAADPNFQGWGRQPTDMETGVCLFQTIKPGRVPFRDGRLMAPHITLWIVARGINIGLHTRLYFSDEEKANAEDPILARIEHRVRAPTLIAERQGDTYVFDIHLQGEKETVFFDS